The following are encoded in a window of Novosphingobium sp. THN1 genomic DNA:
- a CDS encoding porin, giving the protein MQVNARYDWLDLNDNGVLGGRQQLVGASLLWVPTDYVRFIIDYGHLWLKDAAVAAGADRNYNADVIGMRAQFDF; this is encoded by the coding sequence GTGCAGGTCAACGCACGCTACGACTGGCTTGATCTGAACGACAATGGCGTTCTGGGTGGGCGGCAGCAGCTGGTCGGGGCCTCGCTGCTATGGGTGCCAACCGACTACGTTCGCTTCATCATCGACTACGGCCATCTCTGGCTGAAGGACGCAGCAGTCGCGGCGGGCGCGGATCGCAACTACAACGCCGACGTCATCGGCATGCGCGCGCAGTTCGATTTCTGA
- a CDS encoding branched-chain amino acid aminotransferase: MATTADTTFTHNPHPSPVAADVRAQVLANPGFGTAFTDHMVEIDYAEGAGWHDARVIPYGPIALDPAAAVLHYAQEIFEGLKAYRLADGGIALFRPDANARRFNASARRLAMPELPEELFVEAVRQQVLADKDWFPTVEGGSMYLRPFMFASEAFLGVRPARQYKFMVIASPAGNYFKSGAPAVSIWVSDYTRAAPGGTGAAKCGGNYAASLVPTAEAFSRGHDQVLFLDAAERKWVEELGGMNLFFVFDDGSILTPELTGTILPGITRSSLLTLAAEEGLTVREGRYSLDQWKADAASGKLIETFACGTAAVVTPVGKVANHEGEFTIGSGGPGQLTQKLRQKLVGIQRGEIADTHGWVTRIA, translated from the coding sequence ATGGCGACTACCGCCGACACCACCTTTACCCATAACCCGCACCCTTCGCCGGTTGCTGCGGACGTGCGGGCGCAGGTGCTGGCGAACCCCGGCTTCGGCACTGCGTTCACCGATCACATGGTCGAGATTGACTACGCTGAAGGCGCAGGCTGGCACGATGCGCGCGTGATTCCCTATGGCCCGATCGCGCTCGATCCGGCGGCGGCCGTGTTGCATTACGCGCAGGAAATCTTCGAGGGGCTGAAGGCCTATCGTCTTGCTGACGGCGGCATCGCGCTGTTCCGTCCTGATGCCAATGCCCGGCGCTTCAACGCCTCGGCCCGCCGCCTCGCCATGCCCGAACTGCCCGAAGAGCTGTTCGTCGAAGCCGTGCGCCAGCAGGTCCTCGCCGACAAGGACTGGTTCCCCACGGTCGAGGGCGGCTCGATGTATCTGCGCCCGTTCATGTTCGCGTCCGAGGCCTTCCTCGGCGTGCGCCCGGCGCGGCAGTACAAGTTCATGGTCATCGCCAGCCCGGCCGGCAACTACTTCAAGTCGGGCGCACCGGCAGTCTCGATCTGGGTTTCGGACTATACCCGTGCAGCGCCCGGCGGGACTGGCGCGGCCAAGTGCGGCGGCAACTATGCCGCCAGCCTCGTGCCCACCGCCGAAGCCTTCTCGCGCGGGCACGACCAGGTGCTGTTCCTCGATGCGGCCGAGCGCAAGTGGGTCGAGGAACTGGGTGGCATGAACCTGTTCTTCGTGTTCGACGACGGTTCGATCCTGACGCCCGAACTCACCGGCACGATCCTGCCCGGTATCACCCGCTCGAGCCTGCTTACGCTGGCCGCCGAAGAAGGCCTGACCGTGCGCGAGGGCCGCTACAGCCTCGACCAGTGGAAGGCCGACGCCGCTTCGGGCAAGCTGATCGAGACTTTCGCCTGCGGCACTGCGGCGGTGGTCACCCCGGTCGGCAAGGTCGCCAACCATGAAGGCGAATTCACGATCGGTTCGGGTGGCCCCGGCCAGCTGACGCAGAAGCTGCGCCAGAAGCTCGTCGGCATCCAGCGCGGCGAGATTGCCGACACCCACGGCTGGGTCACGCGCATCGCCTGA
- a CDS encoding OprO/OprP family phosphate-selective porin, with protein MKFVTRVSISALACAAGWAVPAQAATSNADLAAMQAQLQQMQAQMQSQMAAMAAMQAQIQTLQGQLAEARAKTDATATAVAAIPAPTVSGKPPVAISWDGGPKIESPVDPKNPKAGKWSFKPRGRLQIDTASVSAPPSIGSKSLGLATEFRRAYFGFDGTVPGNFGYRIEADIANSAVDLTDVYLTYNGIKNLTLTIGQHKPFESMEDTESDLFTSFMERASFNTAFGFERRLGLSAQYQKGMVLAQVGVFTDNVTDLNADTDNSYSIDSRFALQPKLFGGQAHIGGSAHYHDLNDSSATVRYRARPFTHTTDIRFVDTKAISALSETNYGVELGWTGGPVHFTAESQWMKVNRPGAIADPTFNGGYVEAGLFLTKGTRCPTRRARVPGPGSSRRTASTRAASAQCRSTHATTGLI; from the coding sequence ATGAAGTTCGTAACCCGCGTCTCGATTTCTGCCCTTGCCTGTGCCGCTGGCTGGGCCGTCCCGGCACAGGCCGCGACCTCCAATGCCGATCTTGCCGCCATGCAGGCCCAGCTTCAGCAGATGCAAGCGCAGATGCAGAGCCAGATGGCTGCGATGGCAGCGATGCAGGCGCAGATCCAGACCTTGCAGGGCCAGCTCGCCGAAGCCAGGGCCAAGACCGACGCGACGGCTACGGCCGTTGCCGCGATCCCTGCGCCGACGGTATCGGGCAAGCCGCCGGTGGCGATCAGCTGGGATGGTGGGCCGAAGATCGAATCGCCGGTTGATCCGAAGAACCCCAAGGCCGGCAAGTGGAGCTTCAAGCCGCGCGGCCGCCTGCAGATTGATACGGCTTCGGTATCGGCACCGCCCTCCATCGGCAGCAAGAGCCTTGGCCTCGCCACCGAATTCCGCCGCGCCTACTTCGGTTTCGACGGCACCGTTCCGGGCAACTTCGGCTACCGCATTGAAGCCGATATCGCCAACAGCGCGGTCGACCTTACCGACGTCTATCTGACCTACAACGGTATCAAGAACCTGACCCTGACGATCGGCCAGCACAAGCCGTTCGAATCGATGGAGGACACCGAGTCCGACCTGTTCACCAGCTTCATGGAGCGCGCATCGTTCAACACCGCCTTCGGTTTCGAGCGCCGCCTCGGCCTGTCGGCGCAATACCAGAAGGGCATGGTCCTGGCGCAGGTCGGCGTGTTTACCGACAACGTCACCGATCTCAACGCCGATACCGACAACAGCTATTCGATCGACAGCCGCTTTGCGCTTCAGCCCAAGCTGTTCGGTGGCCAGGCGCATATCGGCGGGTCGGCGCACTACCATGATCTCAACGACAGCAGCGCGACGGTGCGCTATCGCGCGCGCCCCTTCACCCACACCACAGACATCCGCTTTGTCGACACCAAGGCGATCAGCGCGCTGTCGGAAACGAACTACGGCGTGGAACTGGGCTGGACCGGTGGGCCGGTGCACTTCACCGCCGAATCGCAGTGGATGAAGGTCAACCGCCCCGGCGCCATTGCCGACCCGACGTTCAATGGCGGCTATGTCGAAGCAGGCCTGTTCCTGACCAAGGGGACACGCTGCCCTACAAGGCGAGCGAGGGTACCTGGACCCGGATCAAGCCGAAGAACGGCGTCGACAAGGGCGGCATCGGCGCAGTGCAGGTCAACGCACGCTACGACTGGCTTGATCTGA
- a CDS encoding TlyA family RNA methyltransferase translates to MTSTRPPKQPGASKLRVDQLLVDRGLVESRARAQALILAGLVFSGETKIAKAGQALATDAALDVRGRDHPWVSRGGIKLAHAIEHFGLDPSGVTAMDIGSSTGGFTDVLLQGGAEHVFAVDSGTNQLAWKLRQDPRVTVLEQTSARILTPGHIDRPATWVVCDASFISLRKVLEVPLSLAARPTRLVALIKPQFEVGKAEVGKGGVVRDPALHERVCSEVREWLESEGWAVQGIVPSPITGPEGNVEFLVSALRG, encoded by the coding sequence GTGACCTCAACCCGCCCCCCGAAACAGCCCGGCGCATCCAAGCTTCGCGTGGACCAGTTGCTGGTCGACCGCGGCCTGGTCGAGAGCCGCGCGCGCGCGCAAGCCCTGATCCTGGCCGGGCTGGTCTTTTCGGGCGAAACCAAGATCGCCAAGGCCGGGCAGGCACTTGCCACAGATGCCGCGCTGGACGTGCGCGGGCGCGATCACCCATGGGTTTCGCGCGGCGGCATCAAGCTCGCCCACGCGATCGAGCATTTCGGCCTCGACCCGTCCGGCGTTACCGCGATGGACATCGGCAGTTCGACCGGCGGCTTCACCGACGTGCTGCTGCAGGGCGGCGCCGAGCATGTCTTTGCCGTGGACTCCGGGACCAACCAGCTTGCGTGGAAGCTGCGTCAGGACCCGCGCGTCACCGTGCTCGAGCAGACAAGCGCGCGCATCCTCACGCCGGGGCACATCGATCGGCCGGCAACCTGGGTGGTATGCGATGCCAGCTTCATTTCCCTGCGCAAGGTGCTGGAAGTGCCGCTCTCGCTGGCGGCAAGGCCGACGCGGCTTGTCGCGCTGATCAAGCCGCAGTTCGAAGTGGGCAAGGCCGAGGTCGGCAAGGGCGGCGTGGTCCGCGATCCGGCCTTGCACGAACGGGTGTGCAGCGAGGTGCGCGAGTGGCTGGAAAGCGAGGGCTGGGCCGTACAGGGCATCGTCCCGAGTCCGATCACCGGCCCTGAAGGCAACGTCGAATTCCTCGTTTCCGCGCTGCGTGGTTGA